CTTCGTGTTCTTCGTCATCATGCTGGTGGTGTTCTTCGGCCGCTCGGTGGCGCTGATCTTCGTCGCGGTCGGCGCCGTCGAATGGCTCGACATGGCCCGCATCGTCCGGGCCGAGGCGCTGGCGATCCGCCGGCGCGACTACGTCCGGGCGGCGGAGGCGCTCGGGCTCCCCACCGCGGCGATCCTGCGCCGCCACGTGGTGCCGAACCTCCTCGGGCCGGTCGTCGCCTTCGCGGCCCTGATGGTGCCCCGGGTGATCCTGCTCGAGAGTTTCCTGTCGTTCCTCGGGCTGGGCGTGCAGGAGCCGGCGACGAGCTGGGGCGTGCTGATCGCCGACGGCGCCCGTTCCCTCGAATCCACCCCCTGGATGCTCGTCGTGCCGGCCTCGTTCCTGGTCGCCACCCTGCTCGCCCTGACGCTGCTGGCCGAGCGCCTGCGCGACGCCCTCGACCCGCGGGAGGGCGCATGAATCCGCAGACCATGAAGCCGGACAGCACGAGCCTGCTCGCCCTGCGCGGCCTTAACGTGCGCTACCCGGATGCCGGCGTGACCGCGCTCGATCGCCTCGATCTCGACCTCGCGCGCGGAGAGACCCTGGCCCTCGTCGGCGAATCGGGCTCGGGCAAGAGCCAGGTGGCGCTCGCCGCGATGGGCCTGCTGCCGTCGCAGGCGCGGGTCTCGGGCAGCGTGCGCTTCGACGGCACCGAGCTGACCGGGCTGGCCCGCCCCGCCCTCGACCGCATCCGCGGCGCCCGCATCGGCCTGGTGTTCCAGGAGCCGATGACGGCTTTGGACCCGCTCTTCTCGATCGGCCACCAGATCGCCCTGCCGCTGCGCGCCCATCGCGGGATGAGCCGGCGCCAGGCGATGGCGCGGGCCCGCGATCTCCTGGGCCTCGTCGGGATCCGCGACGGTGCCGCCCGCCTCTCGGCCTTTTCCCACGAGTTCTCCGGCGGCGAGCGCCAGCGGGTGATGATCGCCATGGCGCTCGCCTGCGAGCCGGACCTGCTCATCGCCGACGAGCCGACCACGGCTTTGGACGTCACCGTGCAGGCGCAGATCCTGGCGCTGCTCGCCGACCTGAAACGGCGCCTCGGGCTCGCGCTCCTGTTCATCACCCACGACCTGCGGCTGGTCCGGCGCATCGCCGAGCGCACCGCGGTCCTGCGGGCGGGCCGCCTCGTCGAGATCGGCCCGACCGAGCGGCTGTTTCGCGCTCCCCAGGCGCCGGAGACCCGCGACCTCCTCTCCGCCGAGCCCGCCGGCCGAAAGCCCCCGGTCTCCGACACCGCGCCGGTGGTGCTGGAGGCCCGCGGCGTGTCGGTCGCCTATCCGGGCCGGCGGCTCTGGCTGCGGGCGGATCCGCCGCGCCTCGCCGTCGCGGGCATCGACCTCACCCTGCGGGCGGGCCAGACGATCGGGGTCGTCGGCGAATCGGGCTCGGGCAAGTCGAGCCTCGGCCGGGCCTTGCTGCGCCTCGAACCCGCCGCCCACGGCCTGGTGCGGTTCGAGGACCGCGACCTCACGCGCCTCGATCGCGCCGCCTTGCGGCCCCTGCGCCGGGGCTTCCAGCCGGTGTTCCAGGATCCGATGGGCTCGCTCTCGCCCCGCCTCACCGCCGGCGAGATCGTCTCCGAGGGTCTGCGGGTCCACGCTCCCCATCTCGGCGCCGCTTCCCGCGACGCCCGGGCGGCGGAGGCGTTTGCCGAGGTGCGCCTCGATCCCGCCTGGCGCCACCGCTTCCCGCACGCCTTCTCGGGCGGGCAGCGCCAGCGCATCGCCATCGCCCGGGCCATGATCCTGCGGCCCCGCCTCGTCGTCCTCGACGAGCCGACCTCCGCCCTCGACCGCACGGTGCAGCGCGACATCGTCGCCCTGCTGCGCGACCTGCAAGCCGCGCACGGCCTCGCCTACGTCTTCATCTCCCACGACCTCGCGGTGGTCCGCGCGCTCTGCGACACCGTGCTGGTCCTGCGCGAGGGCCGCGAGGTCGAAAGCGGCCCGACCGATGCGGTGCTGGCGCATCCGCGCGAGGCCTATACAAGGGCGCTCGTCGCCGCGGCCGATCTCGACGCCGGCCTCGCGCAGGCGTGAGCCCGACCCGACCGGCCGGCCCTTGATTGCCCGGGCCGCCGCGCCACTTCGCGCCTTCCGATAGGGCATATTTCCTGGAGATCGAGACCGATGCGCCCTGCGCTCGCCCTCACGCTGCTCGCGTTCACCGCCGCTCTCCCGGCCGCGGCGCAGCCGGCCCCGAAGGGTCCGAAGGCTCCGCCGCCGCCGCCGAAGGAGGCGCCGGCGCCCGACCCGACCGCCGCGATGCTCTTCCCCTGCCGCACGCCGGAGGAGACCTGCTACGTCGGCGTGGTCAAGGACGGCAAGGTCACGGTCCTGTTCACCAACGACCGCAAGGCCGACGAGATCGCCGGTAAGCCGATGGCCGTCGCCGGCGAGGGCCTGGATCTCGCCAAGACCGAGAACCGGACCGTGATGCTGGTCGGCAGCTACGACCCCAAGGACGGCCTGACCAAGGCCGAGGTGGTCGACGTGGCGAGCCCGCTCGTCGCCTTCGCCCTCAAGTCGACCATCGGCGGCGGCGAGCCCGACGAGGGCGGCGACGAGCCCCCGGCGCCCCCGCCGCCGCCGGCCCCGCGCAAGAAGTAACCAGCGCGCCGCTCATAACCCTCCCCCACCTCTGCGGGGGAGGGTGGTGAACGAAGTGAGAGAGGGGTGGCGCGACGCTCGTCCAGAGGGCGCCCGTCAGAACGGCACCGCCTCATCCTGAAACGTGGTTCCCCTCTCCCCCCGCAGGGGGGAGGGCCCGGACGGCGCACCCACCTGCGACATCTCGGTTGATGTACTAAAACATTAGTGCTTCAATGCGCGCGCCACAGGCTGCCCGACCGGCGGCCGCGGAGCGGCGAAGCCGCCCGGTGCGGCGGGGAGAGGATTCGGGGCGGGCGGCACGGCCCCTCGCCTCTCCCCCCTCGTCCGTGGCCTTCGCCCCCGACCGGAGAGCCCCGATGCCCCTGAGCCCCGAGACCCGCGCGACGCTGAAGACCGTCAGCATCGCGACCCTGGCCACCGCCCTGTTCAAGCGCGGCCTGCGCAATCAGGTCATCCAGGACGTGCGCCCCCTCAACCCGCAGGCCGGGACGATGGTCGGCGAGGCCTATACCCTGCGCTACATCCCGGCGCGCGAAGACCTGAACACGCTGGCGGCGTTCCGCGATCCGACCCACCCGCAGCGCGTCGCCGTCGACCAGTGCCCGGAGGGCGCGGTGCTGGTGATGGACAGCCGCAAGAACCCCCGCGCGGCCTCCGCCGGCGGGATCCTGGTGACGCGGCTGATGAAGCGGGGCGCGGCGGGCGTCGTCACCGATGGCGGCTTTCGCGATTCGCCCGAGATCGGCGCCCTGCCCTTCCCGGCCTACCACAACCGCCCGTCGGCCCCGACCAACCTGACCCTGCACCAGGCGCTGGACATCAACGTACCGATCGGCTGCGGCGACGTCGCGGTCTTTCCCGGCGACGTGGTGGTGGGCGATGCCGAGGGGGTGATCGTCATCCCGGCGGAGATCGCCGACGAGGTCGCCGCGGAGGCGGCCGAGATGACGGTGTTCGAGGATTTCGTGCTGGAGGAGGTCCAGACCGGCCGCGGCGTGATCGGCCTCTATCCGCTGATCGACGAGCAGGCCAAGGCCGACTTCGCCGCCTGGAGGCAGAAGACCGGACGCTGACGCGCCGTCCTCACACCAACATCCCGACGAGCAGCACCGCCACCACCGTGGCCGTCGCCCCCAGGGCCGCGGCCCACAGGCTGGCCTCGGCGACGCTGCCCGGACGGACGTTGTCGTTCGCCGCCGGCGGCAGCGTCCGCGGGTAGCGGCGCCACTTGCGCAGGTGCGACGGCGCCGTCGCGATCATGTGCGGCAGGGGAGCGACGGCGTTGTGGCGGCACGACATGGATTTGCGCTCCAAGGGGGAGGCTCGCGCTGTGGCTGTTTCCTCGACCCCGGGCCGCAACCTTTGCGGAAGGGGTCGATGAGAGAACGCCGCTCCCGGCCCGTCGATCCGTGCCCGGCGCAAATTCCCTCGCGTCTTCCTCGAGGGGAGGCTCAAGCCGGACGGGGGATGGCTCCCGCCCCGGGGCCTCGGCCGATCGGAGGGGGCATCGCCCGTCAGGTCCGGTCCTCCCGCTCCCGGTCGAGCAGCGCCCGCTTGCGCGCGACGCCCCAGCGATAGCCCGAGAGGCTCCCGTCCTGGCGCACCACCCGGTGGCACGGGATCGCCACCGCGAGCGCGTTGGCGCCGCAGGCCAGGGCCACCGCCCGGGCGGCTTTCGGCGCGCCGATCGCCTGGGCGATCTCCGCATAGGTCGCGGTCCGCCCCGGCGGGATCGCCCGCAGGGCTTGCCAGACCCGCTGCTGGAAGGCGGTGCCGCCGATGTCGAGGGGCAGGGCCGCTCCCCGCCCGGGGGCTTCGACGAGGCCGACGACCTGCGCCACCACCGCCTCGAAGTCGCGGTCGCCCCCGGTCAGCGCCGCCTTCGGGAAGCGGTCCTGGAGGTCGCGCACCAGGGCGTCGGGATCGTCGCCGAGCAGGATCGCGCAGACGCCGGTCCCCGTCGCCGCCACCAGGACATGGCCGAGCGAGCAGGCGCCGACCGCGAAGCGGATCGCCGCGCCCTCCCCGCCGCGCCTGTAGGCCGTCGGCGTCATGCCGAGGCGGGACGGCGCCGCGGCGTAGAACCGGCTCGCCGCGCCGTAGCCGGCCTCGTAGATCGCCTCCGTGACCGTGCCGGCCTGCCGCAACCCCTCGGCCGCCCGCGCCGCTCGGCGCGCCGCCGCATAGGCCCGCGGCGTCACCCCGGTGACCTGCTTGAACACCCGGTGGAAGTGGCAGGGGCTCAAATCCGCCGCCGCCGCGAGGTCGGCGAGCGCCGGCGCGGTTTCCGCCGCCTCGATCGACCGGCAGGCCCGGGCCACCGCCTCGGCGTGGCGCTCGGGCAGGCTCGCCTCGTTCGGCCGGCAGCGGAGACAGGCCCGGAAGCCCGCCGCTTCCGCGTC
This sequence is a window from Methylobacterium sp. SyP6R. Protein-coding genes within it:
- a CDS encoding ABC transporter ATP-binding protein, with amino-acid sequence MNPQTMKPDSTSLLALRGLNVRYPDAGVTALDRLDLDLARGETLALVGESGSGKSQVALAAMGLLPSQARVSGSVRFDGTELTGLARPALDRIRGARIGLVFQEPMTALDPLFSIGHQIALPLRAHRGMSRRQAMARARDLLGLVGIRDGAARLSAFSHEFSGGERQRVMIAMALACEPDLLIADEPTTALDVTVQAQILALLADLKRRLGLALLFITHDLRLVRRIAERTAVLRAGRLVEIGPTERLFRAPQAPETRDLLSAEPAGRKPPVSDTAPVVLEARGVSVAYPGRRLWLRADPPRLAVAGIDLTLRAGQTIGVVGESGSGKSSLGRALLRLEPAAHGLVRFEDRDLTRLDRAALRPLRRGFQPVFQDPMGSLSPRLTAGEIVSEGLRVHAPHLGAASRDARAAEAFAEVRLDPAWRHRFPHAFSGGQRQRIAIARAMILRPRLVVLDEPTSALDRTVQRDIVALLRDLQAAHGLAYVFISHDLAVVRALCDTVLVLREGREVESGPTDAVLAHPREAYTRALVAAADLDAGLAQA
- a CDS encoding ribonuclease activity regulator RraA; this translates as MPLSPETRATLKTVSIATLATALFKRGLRNQVIQDVRPLNPQAGTMVGEAYTLRYIPAREDLNTLAAFRDPTHPQRVAVDQCPEGAVLVMDSRKNPRAASAGGILVTRLMKRGAAGVVTDGGFRDSPEIGALPFPAYHNRPSAPTNLTLHQALDINVPIGCGDVAVFPGDVVVGDAEGVIVIPAEIADEVAAEAAEMTVFEDFVLEEVQTGRGVIGLYPLIDEQAKADFAAWRQKTGR
- the ada gene encoding bifunctional DNA-binding transcriptional regulator/O6-methylguanine-DNA methyltransferase Ada — encoded protein: MRDPDPDLAVVGGIPLLDDAARFAAIARRDRAADGRFVYAVRTTGVYCRPSCAARPARPENVSFHPTCADAEAAGFRACLRCRPNEASLPERHAEAVARACRSIEAAETAPALADLAAAADLSPCHFHRVFKQVTGVTPRAYAAARRAARAAEGLRQAGTVTEAIYEAGYGAASRFYAAAPSRLGMTPTAYRRGGEGAAIRFAVGACSLGHVLVAATGTGVCAILLGDDPDALVRDLQDRFPKAALTGGDRDFEAVVAQVVGLVEAPGRGAALPLDIGGTAFQQRVWQALRAIPPGRTATYAEIAQAIGAPKAARAVALACGANALAVAIPCHRVVRQDGSLSGYRWGVARKRALLDREREDRT